In Stanieria sp. NIES-3757, the DNA window CCAGTCTAAAGGCGAAATTCGTACCCAGTTTCATCACGTTATCGACGTAGTGCCGACAATTTTAGAGGCAGCTAAAATTCCCGAACCAACAGAAGTTAACGGTATTGCTCAGAAGCCAATGGAAGGCGTTAGTATGGTTTATTCCTTTGACGACACTAACGCTAAGGATCGGCGAACGACTCAGTACTTCGAGATGTTTGTCAATCGGGCTATCTACGACAATGGTTGGATGGCTTCCAGTCACTTTGGAGTTCCTTGGGATACGGCGAGTCGCTATAGCGATTTTCAAGATGCGCCTTGGGAGCTTTACAATCTGGAAGAAGATTTCAGTCAGGCTAATGATCTTGCAGCACAGAACCAGGAAAAACTGAAGGAATTGCAGGAGAAGTTCGTCCAGGAAGCCAAGAAGTACGATGTTTTTCCCCTCGATCCTCGATTTGCCGAGCGGTTGGATCCCAAACTCCGTGTGGGTGGTGAACCGCCAACTAGCTGGACTTACTACGGTAACAACGTCCGTCTGCCAGAGCCAATAGGACCGCAACTATTTCCCAGGGGTCATATTATTACTGCCGATGTCACCATTCCTCAGAGCGGTGCTGAAGGGGTGATTACCTGCGCTGGAGCTTTTTCGGCGGGCTGGTCTTTATACGTTAAGAATAACAAACCTAACTTCCGCTATACGGTCTTCGATATTGGGGATGTCACCATTCCTGGAACGGTTACCTTGCCCAAGGGCAAAGTTACCCTCAAGTCCGAGTTTACCCCTGATGGTTCTAAAGAAGGAGGTGGCACCCTCAAGCTATTCGTCAATGACAAGCCAGCAGGAGAGGGCAAACTAACCCGCTCTTTGTTCCGTCACGGTTTAGAACCCTTTGAAGTCGGACGCGACTCGATTACTGCGATCGCTCTTGACTATAAAGACAAGGGTAAGTTCGAGTTTACTGGAAAGATCGACCGAGTTGCCTTCAATTTGAAGTAACCTCAATTACTTTTGGGTCGGGAAATCCCCGACCTGCTCTATTAGTAGCGAAAAACTTAATTTCGTTTAGAGAGACTCACAATGTTCAAACAAATCTGGAAAATTATGATCGCATTGGCGATCGCCCTAACTTTTATCTTACAAACCGCCATATCCCCGGTTTTAGCACAGGAAATTTTACCCCATCCTCCCAAACCATTTAAAGGCAAAATAGGTCTTACTTATAAAACATCCGAACCGATTAAGTCCCAACTCAAGCTGCCCGAAACTTTTGGCATCGAAAATGCTCCCAACATTCTGTTGGTACTGATCGATGATGCCGGTTACGGACAGTTTGGCAGCTTTGGCGGCAGCATTCCCACCCCGACGATGGATCGGGTGGTTAAAAATGGACTGCAATATACTCAGTTTCATACCACTGCCCTTTGTTCACCCACTCGTGCTGCCCTGTTGACGGGACGCAACCATCACTCGGTAGGCAATGGAGTGATTACCGAAGGAGGTACGGGATTTCCTGGTTATTCTGGCGTAATTCCCAGTGATGCAGCTACTTTTGCCCAAATCTTACAGGCGAATGGCTATGCTACGGCTTGGTTTGGTAAAAATCACAACGTTCCCGACTGGGAAAGCAGTATGGCTGGTCCTTTTGACCGCTGGCCCAGAGGACTGGGTTTTGACTACTTTTATGGCTTTGTGGGTGGTGACACCGATCAGTACACTCCTGCTTTAGTAGAAAATACTACTCGTATCGAACCTCCCAAAACCAACGCCGATGGCTCTCCCTACCACCTCACCACCGATTTAGCAGACCATGCAATTAACTACATTCAGCAGCTAAATGCCGTCTCGCCCCAAAAACCTTTTTTCACCTACTTTGCTACAGGTGCTACCCACGCCCCACACCAAGTTCCCCAAGAGTGGAGCGACAAGTTTAAAGGGCAATTTGATATGGGCTGGGACAAATACCGCGAACAGACTTTCGAGCGGCAGAAAAAACTGGGGGTCATTCCTGCCGATGCCCAGCTAACACCTCGCCCTGACTCATTACCGGCTTGGGATTCTCTGTCTCCTGAAGAACAAAAAGTCTACGCTCGGATGATGGAAGTCTTTGCTGCATTTACCGCTCAGACAGACTACGAAGTGGGACGAGTCATCGACGCGATCAACAAATTAGGTAAATTAGACAATACGCTGATTTTCTACATTGCTGGCGATAACGGTTCTAGTGCCGAAGGTGGTTTTGAAGGATTGCTCAACGAGATGACCTTCTTTAACGCACTTCCAGAGAGTTTAGCAGACAAGGAAGCAGCGATCGATGATTTAGGCGGAGCGCAATATTACAACCACTTCCCCGCTGCCTGGGCGTGGGCGATGGATACTCCTTTTCAGTGGACGAAGCAGATTGCTTCCCACTTCGGCGGCACTCGTAACGGCATGGGAATTTCTTGGCCCGCACGGATTAAAGATAAAGGTGGCAAACGCTATCAATTCGGTCATGTCATCGATATCGCCCCGACGATTCTAGAAGCAGTAGGCATCCCCGAACCCGTACAGGTAAACGGTATCGGTCAGAAGCCGATTGAAGGCACTAGCTTAGTATATACTTTTGATGATGCTAAAGCCTCGACTCGTCACACCACCCAATATTTTGAAATGCTTGGTAACCAAGGTATTTACAGCGATGGCTGGATGGCGAGTGCCTTGTGGAGCGAACCTTGGAATCCTAACCCACCAACAGACAAAGATCTTCTCAATCTGGATTGGGAACTTTACCACGTCGATGAAGATTTCACCCAGGCAGTGGATCTGGCAGACCAAATGCCAGAGAAACTCCAGGAGATGAAAGATTTATTTTACGCCGAAGCAGCCAAGTATAGCGTCTTGCCTCTCGATGGTCGTAAGACAGAGCGTTTGGACGTAGCCAATCGTCCCAGCCTAACCGAAGGACGAACTCATTTTGTCTATCCCAAAGGTATTCGACTACCTGAAGGTTCTACTCCCGATCTCAAGCACGTCAACCATACCATCACTGTCGATGTAACCATCCCAGATGAAGGGGCAGAAGGAATGCTAGCGACGTTGGGAGGACGCTTTGCTGGCTATGGATTATTCATTCAGGATAACAAGCTAGTGTATCATTACAATTTAGCTGGGGTAGAACGGTACGATGTCGTTTCCGATCGCGATGTGCCGACAGGAAATATAACTTTAAAAGCAGAATACAAAACCGATGCCGATCAACCCTATGCAGGTGCGACGGTAACTCTCTATGCTAACAACCGTAAAATCGGTCAGGGTCGGGTTGAAAAGACTCTTCCTAACCGAATCACTCTCGATGAAACCTTTGATGTCGGCTTTGATACGGGGACACCAGTGAAGGAAAGCTATAAATTACCCTTTACCTTTACAGGTAAGCTCAAGCAAGTGGCGATCAATCTTAACGCTTAGTTTTAAAAATTTGGGGAAGGGTAAGCTTTCATGTTTCCCCTTTCCCTCAACCTAAATTATTGCTTTGCGGTCTAGGCTGAGTATCGTTAGTTTGAGAAACTTGTGCGATTGTCTTCGTTGAGAGGGGAGTTAAAATCGCCTCGCCTAATATTGTTACAAAGATAACTAGGTAAACAGAAAAGTAAAGTAGTCTTCCTATTCGATAGTTCATAATTATCAATTGTTTTCGTCTTTCATTTAATAACGATCGCATAAGCTCTGGCTTTAGTTTTGGTTTTAGGATCAATTTATCTAGCAGAAAATATATTTTGAACAGTAGAAAGAAAATTATGCGAAAAGCTATTTACTTAGGGAACAAGAGTTGAAATTGAGTTCGCAAAGTCCAATCAGCACCTCCATCGGGTTTAGCAGCATTCCAGTAACCTTGAAGAGATGCATTAACTGGTTGCTTGCCAATAGAAAAAACTCTTCCGAAACCTCCCCCAATAGGCACAGTCCATTTATTGTCAGATGATGCCTTCCAATTAGCTGTAATAATTGGAAGGATGTCAGATTTAGTTTTTAAAGAAACTGGTAAAAGATATTCAGCATTAGTGTTTATAAGTAGGTTGTGTGTGGGCAGAGCTTTTTCTAGCTCGAGTAATATAAGGGAACCACTATCATCAATAGTGTATTCTTGAGCATCTGTTAAAAATTGTTGGAATTTCGGTACACTAGCTACTGAATTTAAATCTTGCTGAAACAAGAGAAAATCTTTCTTCT includes these proteins:
- a CDS encoding sulfatase, whose amino-acid sequence is MFKQIWKIMIALAIALTFILQTAISPVLAQEILPHPPKPFKGKIGLTYKTSEPIKSQLKLPETFGIENAPNILLVLIDDAGYGQFGSFGGSIPTPTMDRVVKNGLQYTQFHTTALCSPTRAALLTGRNHHSVGNGVITEGGTGFPGYSGVIPSDAATFAQILQANGYATAWFGKNHNVPDWESSMAGPFDRWPRGLGFDYFYGFVGGDTDQYTPALVENTTRIEPPKTNADGSPYHLTTDLADHAINYIQQLNAVSPQKPFFTYFATGATHAPHQVPQEWSDKFKGQFDMGWDKYREQTFERQKKLGVIPADAQLTPRPDSLPAWDSLSPEEQKVYARMMEVFAAFTAQTDYEVGRVIDAINKLGKLDNTLIFYIAGDNGSSAEGGFEGLLNEMTFFNALPESLADKEAAIDDLGGAQYYNHFPAAWAWAMDTPFQWTKQIASHFGGTRNGMGISWPARIKDKGGKRYQFGHVIDIAPTILEAVGIPEPVQVNGIGQKPIEGTSLVYTFDDAKASTRHTTQYFEMLGNQGIYSDGWMASALWSEPWNPNPPTDKDLLNLDWELYHVDEDFTQAVDLADQMPEKLQEMKDLFYAEAAKYSVLPLDGRKTERLDVANRPSLTEGRTHFVYPKGIRLPEGSTPDLKHVNHTITVDVTIPDEGAEGMLATLGGRFAGYGLFIQDNKLVYHYNLAGVERYDVVSDRDVPTGNITLKAEYKTDADQPYAGATVTLYANNRKIGQGRVEKTLPNRITLDETFDVGFDTGTPVKESYKLPFTFTGKLKQVAINLNA